One segment of Gammaproteobacteria bacterium DNA contains the following:
- a CDS encoding HprK-related kinase A yields the protein MIFAVGPFVFRLSCPALDIPNLINRLYSDYKVAQDHLFCDFHIKIVHKKKWWFAKNPQWLFGTDDDLPVPYVPFPEDTILPFLEWGTNWCVATQAHQYLMLHAGMLEKNGKTLLLPAHPGSGKSTICAALCHRGWRLLTDEIALVKPVNLNLVPFPRLIPLKNQAIDVFRSFAPEAVMGPEFPKTHKGTVCHVRPPKDSIDRSNEIGCARWIVFPQFRAGASMTLKPLDKTQAFIQLTGHSFNYELIGLRGFQAMTALVDVCDCYTFEYGGDLEQAVAQLNALADGLI from the coding sequence TTGATTTTTGCTGTTGGTCCCTTTGTTTTTCGCTTGTCCTGTCCAGCACTGGATATACCAAATTTAATCAACCGTCTTTATAGTGACTACAAAGTTGCGCAAGATCATTTGTTCTGTGATTTTCACATCAAAATTGTCCACAAAAAGAAATGGTGGTTTGCTAAAAATCCTCAATGGCTTTTTGGTACGGATGATGATCTGCCAGTTCCGTATGTACCCTTTCCTGAAGACACTATCCTTCCTTTCTTGGAATGGGGTACTAATTGGTGTGTTGCAACTCAAGCACATCAATATCTGATGCTGCATGCAGGGATGCTGGAAAAAAACGGTAAGACTTTGTTGTTGCCCGCTCATCCTGGTTCTGGAAAAAGCACTATCTGTGCAGCCCTATGTCATCGAGGCTGGCGATTGCTCACCGACGAAATTGCATTGGTGAAACCGGTTAATCTGAATTTAGTTCCTTTTCCACGTCTAATTCCACTTAAAAATCAAGCAATTGATGTTTTTCGCTCATTCGCGCCAGAAGCGGTGATGGGGCCGGAATTTCCCAAAACTCATAAAGGCACCGTTTGTCATGTGCGTCCACCTAAGGACAGTATCGACCGTTCCAATGAGATTGGCTGCGCCCGCTGGATTGTTTTTCCACAATTCAGGGCTGGTGCATCAATGACCTTAAAACCTCTTGATAAAACCCAGGCTTTTATCCAACTTACCGGCCACTCCTTCAATTACGAACTCATCGGCCTGCGCGGCTTCCAAGCTATGACCGCCTTGGTCGACGTCTGCGACTGCTACACTTTCGAATACGGTGGCGACCTCGAACAAGCTGTCGCGCAACTCAACGCCCTGGCGGACGGTCTTATTTAG
- a CDS encoding thioredoxin family protein, with translation MAQTASTMLPLGTSASNFSLPEPATGKTLSLSDFQSAPALLIMVICNHCPFVKHIRQGLIQFAQNYQPKGLAIVALSANDAANYPDDSPAKMAEEAKAFGYPFPYLYDESQSVAKAYHAACTPDFFLFDAESKLAYRGQFDGSRPGNAIPVTGADLRAAADAVLAGQPAPTDQKPSIGCNIKWKAGNEPDYYC, from the coding sequence ATGGCCCAAACCGCCTCCACCATGCTGCCACTCGGCACCTCTGCTTCCAATTTCAGCCTGCCCGAACCGGCCACCGGCAAGACCCTCTCCCTCAGCGACTTCCAAAGCGCTCCGGCCTTGTTGATCATGGTCATCTGCAACCACTGCCCATTCGTCAAGCACATCCGCCAGGGCCTGATTCAGTTCGCCCAGAACTACCAGCCCAAGGGCTTGGCCATCGTCGCCCTCAGCGCCAACGATGCCGCCAACTACCCCGACGACAGTCCGGCGAAAATGGCTGAGGAAGCCAAAGCTTTCGGCTATCCCTTTCCCTATCTGTACGACGAAAGCCAATCTGTGGCCAAAGCCTATCACGCTGCTTGCACCCCGGACTTCTTCCTGTTCGACGCCGAAAGCAAACTGGCCTATCGTGGCCAATTCGACGGTAGCCGACCCGGCAACGCCATTCCCGTCACCGGCGCCGACCTGCGCGCAGCGGCGGACGCCGTTCTGGCCGGTCAACCTGCCCCCACCGACCAGAAACCCAGTATCGGTTGCAATATCAAGTGGAAAGCCGGCAACGAACCGGATTACTACTGCTAA
- the purU gene encoding formyltetrahydrofolate deformylase has product MQILRYILTITCPDRVGIVAAVSGLLAAHDGNVIESDQFSDTESGRFFMRLVFDLDEATEPVLAEHFAPLATQFRMDWHLHDPRRRLRVMILVSTAEHCLNDLLYRHRTGALPMDIVAIVSNHRELAHLAEWHAIPYHHLPVTPVTKPAQERQILDLVEQTGTELVILARYMQILSPELCTALEGQAINIHHSFLPGFRGARPYHQAYARGVKLIGATAHFVTANLDEGPIIEQEVERVDHAQTPEQLAAVGRDIENIVLARALHYYLERRVFLNGGKTVVLR; this is encoded by the coding sequence ATGCAAATTCTTCGCTATATTTTAACGATCACCTGCCCGGATCGAGTGGGCATTGTGGCGGCGGTATCCGGTCTGTTGGCGGCTCATGATGGAAATGTCATTGAATCTGATCAGTTCAGCGATACGGAATCGGGCCGATTCTTCATGCGGCTGGTTTTTGATCTGGATGAGGCCACTGAACCGGTTCTGGCGGAGCATTTCGCGCCGCTGGCCACTCAATTCCGTATGGATTGGCATCTGCATGATCCGCGCCGCCGACTCCGGGTGATGATTCTGGTTTCGACCGCTGAGCATTGCCTGAACGATCTGCTATACCGGCATCGCACTGGCGCGTTGCCGATGGATATTGTGGCGATCGTGTCCAATCATCGCGAGTTGGCGCATCTGGCCGAGTGGCATGCGATTCCTTATCATCATCTGCCGGTCACGCCGGTGACCAAACCGGCGCAGGAGCGGCAGATTCTTGATCTGGTTGAACAAACAGGCACAGAGCTAGTGATTCTTGCCCGCTATATGCAGATTCTGTCGCCGGAGTTATGCACGGCGCTGGAGGGGCAGGCGATCAACATTCATCATTCCTTTCTGCCGGGGTTTCGGGGCGCGCGGCCTTATCATCAGGCGTATGCGCGTGGAGTGAAGCTGATCGGCGCGACAGCGCATTTCGTCACCGCCAATCTGGATGAAGGGCCAATCATCGAGCAGGAAGTAGAGCGAGTGGATCATGCGCAGACGCCGGAGCAGTTGGCTGCGGTCGGGCGCGACATTGAGAACATCGTGTTGGCCCGGGCGCTGCATTATTACCTGGAGCGCCGGGTGTTTTTGAACGGCGGCAAAACGGTGGTGTTGCGTTAG
- the rssA gene encoding patatin-like phospholipase RssA, translating into MRSGKPRLGIALGSGAARGWAHIGILRALEEAGIVPDIVAGTSIGALVGAAYASGRLDQLEQWVVQIDWWEIIRYMDLRLGGVEGERLMQAFRERVEEALIETLPKPFGAVATDLHTGREVWFQSGSLLEAVRASIALPGLFSPVRYQNRWLVDGGLVDPLPISLCRAMRAEQVIAVNLNGDIVGRHFNLRTLRRAAPNPLLARLSAGWLAVLGNHQPAMPELEEEPPGLFDVMAGAISIMQDRITRTRMAGDPPDVVLAPRLAHLGLMDFDHAAEAIAAGMDCVRRQMPLLRDALNLPDAGE; encoded by the coding sequence ATGCGATCCGGCAAACCTCGACTCGGCATTGCGTTGGGCAGCGGCGCGGCGCGCGGCTGGGCGCATATCGGCATTCTGCGGGCGCTGGAAGAAGCCGGCATCGTCCCGGATATTGTCGCGGGTACGTCGATTGGCGCGCTGGTTGGGGCCGCTTACGCCAGCGGCCGGCTGGACCAGCTGGAGCAATGGGTAGTTCAAATCGATTGGTGGGAGATTATCCGCTACATGGATCTGCGCCTAGGCGGCGTCGAGGGCGAGCGGCTGATGCAGGCGTTCCGCGAGCGGGTCGAGGAGGCGCTGATCGAGACGTTGCCTAAGCCGTTTGGAGCGGTGGCGACCGATCTGCATACCGGTCGCGAGGTCTGGTTTCAGAGCGGCTCATTACTGGAAGCGGTGCGGGCATCCATTGCCCTACCGGGCTTGTTTAGTCCGGTGCGTTACCAGAATCGCTGGCTGGTGGATGGCGGACTGGTCGACCCGTTGCCGATTTCGCTGTGCCGGGCGATGAGGGCTGAACAGGTGATCGCAGTGAATTTGAACGGGGATATTGTCGGTCGGCATTTCAACTTGCGCACGCTGCGCCGCGCTGCGCCAAATCCGCTGCTAGCCCGGCTCAGCGCTGGCTGGCTGGCAGTGCTGGGCAATCATCAACCAGCGATGCCGGAGCTGGAGGAAGAGCCGCCCGGACTATTTGATGTCATGGCCGGTGCGATCAGCATCATGCAAGATCGCATCACCCGAACGCGCATGGCGGGCGATCCACCGGATGTGGTGTTGGCGCCGCGTCTGGCCCATCTGGGATTAATGGATTTTGACCATGCTGCTGAAGCAATCGCTGCGGGTATGGATTGTGTGCGGCGGCAGATGCCGCTGTTGAGGGATGCGCTGAATCTTCCAGATGCTGGTGAGTAA
- the moaB gene encoding molybdenum cofactor biosynthesis protein B — protein MSATEFLPLNIAVLTVSDTRTAADDASGQTLAERLTLAGHRLTEKAIVSDDIYQIRAILSRWIADPAVQIVLMTGGTGMTGRDSTPEAVRPLLDKVIEGFGELFRMLSWEEIGTSTLQSRALAGLANGTFIFCLPGSTGACCTGWDRILQAQLDARTRPCNLVQLLPRLRE, from the coding sequence ATGAGCGCAACGGAGTTTCTACCCTTAAATATAGCGGTGTTAACGGTCTCTGACACCCGGACCGCAGCGGACGACGCCTCTGGGCAAACTCTGGCGGAGCGATTGACCCTGGCCGGTCATCGGTTGACGGAAAAAGCCATTGTTTCCGATGATATTTATCAAATCCGGGCGATTCTCTCGCGCTGGATTGCCGATCCAGCGGTGCAGATTGTGCTAATGACGGGCGGCACCGGCATGACTGGGCGGGACAGTACACCGGAGGCGGTGCGGCCATTGCTGGACAAGGTCATCGAAGGATTCGGCGAATTGTTCCGAATGCTGTCCTGGGAAGAGATCGGGACGTCGACGCTGCAATCGCGGGCGCTGGCCGGGTTAGCCAATGGGACGTTTATTTTCTGCTTACCGGGATCGACCGGGGCTTGTTGCACTGGCTGGGATCGCATTCTGCAGGCGCAACTGGACGCTCGCACTCGGCCCTGCAATCTGGTGCAATTGTTGCCCCGGTTGCGGGAATAG
- a CDS encoding Hsp20/alpha crystallin family protein gives MNPTHYEPWQQVQRLRRELDRMFQPYQTGDDQSSVATCDWIPPVDIKEEKDRYVLRADIPGVDPKDIEIIAENGVLTIRGNRPSETRETRVGYSRVERPCGSFYRRFSLPDTADLAQIAARSINGVLEIGIPKLTHTVSRTIKVEG, from the coding sequence ATGAACCCGACCCATTATGAACCCTGGCAACAAGTCCAACGCCTGCGCCGCGAGCTCGACCGCATGTTCCAGCCCTATCAGACGGGAGACGATCAATCCAGCGTCGCCACCTGCGACTGGATTCCTCCGGTTGACATCAAAGAGGAAAAGGATCGCTATGTGCTGCGCGCTGATATTCCAGGCGTCGATCCCAAGGATATCGAGATTATCGCTGAAAATGGCGTTTTGACCATTCGCGGCAATCGTCCCAGTGAAACCCGCGAAACTCGCGTGGGCTACAGTCGGGTCGAACGGCCCTGCGGTAGCTTCTACCGCCGTTTCAGTCTGCCGGATACGGCTGATCTGGCGCAAATCGCCGCCCGCAGCATCAACGGCGTACTGGAAATCGGCATTCCCAAGCTGACCCACACCGTGTCGCGGACCATCAAGGTCGAGGGCTAA
- a CDS encoding DnaJ domain-containing protein, producing MEYKDYYQILGVNRDASEEAIKKAYRRLARKYHPDVSKESSAEERFKEVAEAYEVLRDKEKRAAYDRLGSNWRAGQEFRPPPGWQGRGGGSHTHAGGFSSRDFSDFFESLFGGMGGRGGFSGMGGMGGGFATAGQDQTIGLEINLEEAYQGGSRTLQLQTPERDNSGQVVNRTRTLNVKIPAGVTNGQKIRLSGQGSAGMGGGPRGDLYLEVSIKPHHLYKLRGRDISVELPLAPWEAALGCKVEVPTLGGMVTLNIPANAKNGQKLRLRGRGLPGDPPGDQFAVLRIVNPPADTETARETFERMKRELPFNPRAHWR from the coding sequence ATGGAATATAAGGACTACTACCAAATCCTCGGTGTAAACCGCGATGCTTCGGAAGAGGCGATTAAGAAAGCCTATCGCCGGCTGGCGCGCAAGTATCACCCTGATGTCAGCAAGGAATCGAGCGCTGAGGAGCGTTTCAAAGAGGTTGCCGAAGCCTACGAAGTGCTGCGTGACAAGGAAAAGCGCGCCGCCTACGATCGATTGGGCAGCAACTGGCGAGCGGGTCAGGAATTCCGTCCGCCGCCGGGTTGGCAGGGGCGGGGTGGTGGTTCGCACACCCACGCCGGTGGTTTCAGCAGCCGCGATTTCAGCGACTTCTTCGAGTCGTTGTTCGGCGGCATGGGCGGACGCGGCGGTTTCAGCGGCATGGGCGGCATGGGCGGTGGGTTCGCGACTGCCGGACAGGATCAGACCATCGGTCTGGAAATCAACCTGGAGGAAGCCTACCAGGGCGGCAGTCGCACTCTGCAACTGCAAACGCCGGAACGGGATAACAGCGGCCAGGTCGTTAATCGAACGCGCACTTTGAACGTGAAAATTCCCGCGGGCGTGACCAATGGACAAAAGATTCGCTTGAGCGGCCAGGGTAGCGCGGGTATGGGGGGCGGTCCCCGCGGCGATCTTTATCTGGAAGTATCGATCAAACCGCATCATCTCTACAAGTTGCGCGGACGAGATATCAGTGTGGAGCTGCCGCTGGCGCCCTGGGAAGCGGCGCTGGGCTGCAAGGTTGAAGTACCGACTCTGGGCGGAATGGTCACCCTCAATATCCCAGCTAACGCCAAGAACGGGCAGAAGTTGCGCCTGCGCGGTCGCGGATTGCCGGGCGATCCGCCAGGCGATCAATTTGCCGTGCTGCGTATCGTCAACCCGCCGGCGGATACCGAAACCGCCCGCGAGACCTTTGAGCGCATGAAACGGGAATTGCCATTCAATCCACGCGCGCACTGGCGCTGA
- a CDS encoding DegQ family serine endoprotease, with the protein MNTQRSLLSAIVLALSLIVAFPAPVLAALPATLDGQPLPTLAPMLERATPAVVNIATESQVALRRNPLLDDPFFRHFFNIPDQPRQRRTQSVGSGVVVDARRGYVITNHHVVEGASTITVTLNDGRQLDAKVIGSDPESDVAVIRIPSENLTALPLADSDRLRVGDFVVAIGNPFGLGQTVTSGIVSALGRTGLGIQGYEDFIQTDASINPGNSGGALVNLRGELVGVNTAIIAPGGGNVGIGFAIPSNMVSRLMNQIIEHGSVRRGQLGVSAQDLTPELARAFNIPANQGAVIAQVVPRSAAARAGLREGDVVLRVNDRPIRDSNSLRNAVGLLEIGASVQLDILRDGRPLTIKAKVGEYVPDKAEGDDLNPRLAGAVFEDIGPNSPLAGKVQGVRVARVESGSPAAQAGLRSNDVITAINRRRVSSTDELRRIAADNNTLMINLIRGRGELLLVLR; encoded by the coding sequence ATGAACACACAACGCTCTCTGCTATCGGCGATCGTGCTGGCGCTGAGCCTGATCGTCGCCTTCCCCGCACCGGTGCTTGCCGCGCTGCCCGCGACGCTAGACGGTCAACCTCTGCCCACCCTGGCGCCGATGCTGGAGCGAGCGACTCCGGCAGTGGTCAACATCGCCACTGAAAGTCAGGTGGCGCTACGCCGCAATCCCCTGCTGGATGATCCTTTTTTCCGGCACTTCTTCAACATTCCCGATCAACCGCGCCAACGCCGGACGCAAAGCGTCGGGTCCGGGGTTGTGGTCGATGCTCGGCGCGGCTATGTGATTACCAATCATCACGTTGTCGAAGGCGCTAGCACCATTACAGTGACATTGAATGATGGACGCCAACTGGACGCTAAAGTCATTGGGTCCGACCCGGAAAGCGATGTAGCCGTGATTCGCATTCCCAGCGAAAATCTGACCGCCTTGCCGCTGGCTGATTCTGATCGCCTGCGGGTGGGAGATTTCGTGGTGGCGATTGGCAATCCTTTTGGTTTAGGTCAAACAGTGACTTCGGGGATCGTGAGCGCCCTGGGTCGCACCGGTCTGGGCATTCAGGGCTATGAGGACTTCATTCAGACCGACGCTTCGATTAATCCCGGCAATTCCGGCGGAGCGCTGGTCAACCTGCGCGGCGAGCTGGTCGGCGTCAATACAGCGATCATCGCGCCGGGCGGTGGCAATGTCGGCATCGGTTTCGCTATTCCCTCCAATATGGTCTCACGGTTGATGAACCAGATCATTGAGCACGGTTCGGTGCGGCGCGGACAACTCGGCGTGTCGGCGCAGGATCTTACTCCGGAGCTGGCGCGGGCGTTCAATATTCCGGCTAATCAGGGCGCGGTCATTGCGCAAGTCGTTCCCCGCTCCGCCGCTGCTCGCGCGGGTCTACGGGAAGGCGATGTGGTGTTGCGAGTGAATGACCGACCGATTCGCGACTCGAACAGTTTGCGCAACGCTGTTGGCCTGCTGGAAATCGGGGCCTCCGTGCAGTTGGATATTTTGCGCGATGGCCGTCCGCTGACGATTAAAGCGAAAGTCGGCGAGTATGTGCCGGACAAGGCGGAAGGTGATGATCTCAATCCACGATTAGCGGGCGCAGTTTTTGAGGACATCGGGCCAAATTCGCCGCTGGCCGGAAAGGTGCAGGGCGTCCGGGTCGCCCGCGTGGAATCGGGCAGCCCGGCGGCACAGGCGGGATTACGTTCGAATGACGTGATTACCGCGATCAACCGCCGGCGCGTATCCAGCACCGATGAGCTGCGACGCATCGCCGCTGACAACAATACCTTGATGATCAATCTGATTCGCGGTCGGGGGGAATTGCTGTTAGTGTTGCGGTGA
- a CDS encoding hydrogen peroxide-inducible genes activator, with protein sequence MTLNELRYIIAVARERHFGRAAEACHISQPTLSVAVRKLEEELGVALFERAPGEVTITPGGWRIIEQAQRVVEEAAVIKQIANQSQDDLAGMLRLGVIYTIGPYLLPHLIPRLYRRAPNMPLQIEESYTAVLSERLKDGDLDVLILSLPFDEPGLLTQAVYEEPFVVLMPIGHPLEQAEVIDSATLAQQDLLLLGPGHCFRDQVLRFCPECNRLSVTSGNMQKTLEGSSLETIRLMVATGVGVTVLPYTSVSGYAHASDLLSIRPFADPAPTRIVALAWRKSFPRQRVITLLGEAIRACPLGEAVRTL encoded by the coding sequence ATGACCTTGAATGAACTGCGCTACATCATTGCTGTCGCCCGTGAGCGGCATTTTGGCCGAGCTGCCGAAGCTTGCCATATCAGCCAGCCCACCCTGAGCGTGGCAGTGCGAAAACTGGAGGAAGAACTGGGTGTTGCCCTGTTCGAACGTGCGCCGGGTGAAGTGACCATCACTCCCGGCGGTTGGCGGATCATCGAACAGGCGCAGCGGGTCGTTGAAGAAGCTGCGGTAATCAAACAGATTGCTAACCAGAGTCAGGATGACTTGGCCGGAATGTTGCGGCTGGGGGTGATCTACACGATTGGCCCCTATTTGTTGCCGCACCTGATTCCACGCTTGTATCGCCGCGCGCCGAACATGCCGTTGCAAATCGAGGAAAGCTACACGGCGGTATTAAGCGAGCGGCTCAAGGACGGCGATCTGGATGTGTTGATCCTGTCGTTGCCATTTGACGAGCCAGGTCTGCTCACGCAAGCCGTGTATGAAGAACCGTTCGTGGTATTAATGCCGATTGGTCATCCGCTGGAACAGGCGGAAGTGATCGACTCGGCTACTTTAGCGCAACAGGATTTATTATTGCTGGGGCCTGGCCACTGTTTCCGCGACCAGGTGTTGCGTTTCTGCCCGGAATGCAATCGGTTGAGCGTGACTTCGGGTAACATGCAAAAGACGCTCGAAGGTAGTTCCCTGGAAACCATCCGGTTGATGGTGGCGACTGGCGTCGGCGTCACGGTCCTACCGTACACCTCGGTCAGCGGTTATGCCCATGCCAGCGATCTGTTGAGCATCCGGCCCTTTGCCGACCCCGCGCCGACCCGGATTGTGGCGCTGGCCTGGCGCAAGAGCTTTCCCCGTCAACGGGTGATTACTCTGCTGGGCGAAGCGATCCGCGCTTGCCCGCTAGGTGAGGCTGTGCGGACTCTGTAA
- the icd gene encoding isocitrate dehydrogenase (NADP(+)) has translation MAYQHIRIPASGEKITVKDGKLHVPDQPVVGYVEGDGIGPDITRASLRVWDAAVEEAYGGERKIHWCEIFLGEKAAELYDGNYFPEETLEAIKELVVAIKGPLTTPVGGGFRSLNVALRQDLDLYACVRPVRYYPGVPSPMRYPEKVDVIIFRENTEDVYAGIEYKSGSPENTKLAKFLRDELGAEFFDEAGIGVKPISPFASKRLVRKAIQYAIEHGRDSVTLVHKGNIMKFTEGAFRNWGYELARDEFPDQTITENELYSVYGGKQPPGKVVIKDRIADIIFQLLQLRPEEFSVLATMNLNGDYLSDAVAAEVGGIGIAPGANMADHVAVFEATHGTAPKYANLDKVNPGSLMLSGVMMLQYMGWKEAADLIEIALTQVIADKTVTYDFARQMDGATEVPTSKFGDLIIAKMKAHGAALRAEAERRRQALEAERRALEAQRVADPLQAMLASGRMPTTVGGIMSPVVTVKNDDMVNVAMHVMIEKSVNAVMVEPDASGHWGIMTDRDVLKKIISVNRSPARVPVGEIATRPLVTVKREMSLAEASQRMAEANVRRVVVEMDGKPVGMVTDNDLFRAVEVFGWGEV, from the coding sequence ATGGCCTACCAACATATTCGCATTCCTGCAAGCGGTGAAAAAATCACGGTCAAGGATGGCAAGTTGCACGTTCCCGATCAACCCGTTGTCGGTTATGTCGAGGGTGACGGCATTGGTCCGGATATTACCCGCGCCTCGTTGCGCGTCTGGGATGCGGCGGTCGAGGAAGCCTATGGCGGAGAGCGCAAGATCCACTGGTGCGAAATCTTCTTAGGCGAAAAAGCCGCGGAACTGTACGATGGCAACTACTTTCCCGAAGAAACCCTGGAGGCCATCAAGGAACTGGTGGTCGCCATCAAAGGTCCCCTGACCACCCCGGTCGGCGGCGGCTTTCGCTCGCTGAACGTGGCGCTGCGCCAAGACCTGGACCTGTACGCCTGCGTTCGCCCTGTCCGCTATTATCCCGGCGTTCCCTCGCCAATGCGCTATCCCGAGAAGGTGGACGTCATTATCTTCCGTGAGAACACCGAAGACGTCTACGCCGGCATCGAATATAAATCCGGCTCGCCGGAAAACACCAAGCTGGCCAAGTTCCTACGCGACGAATTAGGCGCGGAGTTCTTCGACGAAGCCGGCATCGGCGTCAAACCCATTTCGCCGTTCGCCTCCAAGCGACTGGTGCGCAAAGCCATCCAATACGCCATCGAACATGGGCGTGATAGCGTGACCCTGGTGCATAAGGGCAATATCATGAAGTTTACGGAAGGCGCCTTCCGTAACTGGGGCTACGAACTGGCGCGCGACGAGTTCCCGGATCAGACCATCACCGAGAACGAATTGTACAGCGTCTATGGCGGCAAACAACCGCCGGGCAAGGTGGTGATCAAGGACCGCATCGCCGACATTATCTTCCAGCTCTTGCAGTTGCGTCCGGAGGAGTTCTCGGTGCTGGCCACCATGAACCTGAATGGCGATTATCTGTCCGATGCGGTCGCGGCGGAAGTGGGCGGCATCGGCATCGCCCCAGGCGCCAACATGGCGGATCATGTCGCCGTGTTCGAAGCGACTCACGGCACCGCGCCCAAGTACGCCAATCTGGACAAGGTCAATCCCGGCTCGCTGATGCTGTCCGGGGTGATGATGTTGCAATATATGGGCTGGAAGGAAGCCGCCGACTTGATTGAAATCGCGCTCACCCAGGTCATTGCCGACAAGACTGTGACCTACGACTTTGCCCGGCAAATGGACGGGGCCACTGAGGTACCCACCAGCAAGTTTGGCGACCTGATTATCGCCAAAATGAAGGCGCACGGCGCCGCGTTACGCGCTGAGGCCGAGCGGCGGCGGCAGGCGCTCGAAGCCGAACGGCGCGCTCTGGAAGCGCAGCGCGTGGCAGATCCACTGCAGGCCATGCTGGCTTCTGGACGGATGCCGACCACAGTAGGCGGCATCATGTCGCCGGTGGTCACCGTCAAAAACGACGACATGGTCAATGTCGCCATGCATGTCATGATCGAGAAGAGCGTGAATGCAGTGATGGTCGAACCCGACGCCAGCGGTCACTGGGGGATCATGACGGACCGCGACGTGCTGAAAAAGATCATCAGCGTCAATCGCTCGCCGGCGCGGGTGCCCGTCGGTGAAATCGCCACCCGGCCACTGGTCACAGTTAAGCGCGAAATGTCGCTGGCCGAAGCTTCACAGCGCATGGCTGAAGCTAATGTCCGCCGCGTGGTGGTCGAAATGGACGGTAAACCGGTTGGCATGGTCACCGATAACGACCTGTTCCGTGCAGTGGAAGTGTTCGGCTGGGGCGAGGTCTGA